A genomic window from Methanobacterium sp. Maddingley MBC34 includes:
- a CDS encoding aspartate-semialdehyde dehydrogenase (PFAM: Semialdehyde dehydrogenase, dimerisation domain; Semialdehyde dehydrogenase, NAD binding domain~TIGRFAM: aspartate-semialdehyde dehydrogenase (non-peptidoglycan organisms)), with amino-acid sequence MVNVGILGATGMVGQRFIQLLEDHPKFEITALTASQRSAGKKYQDAVTWHMDTPIPETVQDTVVVDTDPRQVKDVEIVFSALPAENAAIVEPKFAEAGMKVASNASAMRMEPDVPLVIPEVNPEHLDLIEIQQKNRGWDGFIVTNPNCSTIALVLTLKPIYDQFDINRVYVSTMQAVSGAGYNGVPSMAMIDNLVPFIGGEEEKMEEETLHLLGDFDGENVEPATFGVSTSCHRVPVVDGHTEAVFMEMDEEFNLEDIKKSLQTFQALPQKLNLYSAPENPVIVREEDNRPQPRMDRMMGKGMAVTVGRLRQDATFPQSLKYVLLGHNTVRGAAGASILNAELIAEIM; translated from the coding sequence GCCTCCCAGCGTTCTGCAGGAAAAAAATATCAGGATGCAGTGACTTGGCACATGGACACACCCATCCCGGAGACAGTGCAGGACACGGTGGTAGTGGACACTGACCCCCGCCAGGTGAAAGATGTGGAAATAGTCTTCTCAGCACTACCTGCAGAAAATGCAGCAATAGTTGAGCCCAAATTCGCCGAAGCAGGTATGAAAGTGGCTTCAAATGCCAGTGCCATGCGCATGGAACCAGACGTGCCCCTGGTTATACCCGAGGTGAACCCAGAACACCTGGACTTAATAGAAATCCAGCAGAAAAACAGGGGATGGGATGGATTCATTGTCACCAACCCTAACTGTTCAACCATTGCCTTGGTACTTACCCTGAAACCCATTTACGACCAGTTCGACATCAACCGTGTATATGTATCCACCATGCAGGCTGTTTCTGGAGCAGGCTACAATGGAGTGCCATCCATGGCCATGATCGACAACCTGGTACCCTTCATTGGTGGGGAAGAGGAAAAAATGGAGGAAGAAACACTGCACCTCCTGGGTGACTTTGATGGTGAGAATGTGGAACCAGCAACATTCGGAGTCAGCACATCCTGCCACCGAGTTCCAGTGGTGGACGGTCACACCGAAGCAGTTTTCATGGAAATGGATGAAGAATTCAATCTGGAAGACATTAAAAAATCCCTCCAGACTTTCCAGGCACTCCCCCAGAAACTGAATCTTTACTCAGCACCTGAAAATCCGGTTATTGTCAGGGAAGAAGACAACCGACCCCAACCCCGCATGGATCGCATGATGGGAAAAGGAATGGCAGTTACTGTGGGTAGACTCCGGCAGGATGCAACATTCCCCCAAAGCCTAAAATATGTTCTTTTGGGCCATAACACTGTCAGGGGTGCTGCGGGAGCATCCATATTAAATGCAGAGCTTATTGCGGAGATAATGTGA